One genomic segment of Pseudonocardia sp. T1-2H includes these proteins:
- a CDS encoding Dyp-type peroxidase encodes MNAVASTSAPSVGLEVDDIQSGALRPRPVPYAGRFFLLRVEDPGAGRALLRRLLPAIDGGLPSAHPDQDAWVALAFTHQGLRALGVPQESLDSFPPAFRQGMAARAQQIGDVGESDPAHWEPPFGTPDVHLAVSALAPDEARLEKALDRARAALRQTPGVEVIWRQEVRQLPTGRTTFGFRDGISHPSIEGLGIPGSNPHEAPLKAGEFILGYPDETGNLPPMPQPEVLGRNGTYLAVRKIHTKVAAWRQFLRANSATAEEEGLLAAKMVGRWPSGAPLTVSPERDDEALGADPHRNNDFQYRADDDRGLKCPAGAHIRRVNPRDADIIGTPRLHRIIRRGTTYGPPLPDGALEDDGADRGLVGVFIGAHLERQFEFIKSEWVEDGNFIGYSGEKDPVAGHHDGTDSMTIPEKPIRRRIQDMPSFVVTRGGEYCFLPGLRAVRWLAGLDD; translated from the coding sequence ATGAACGCGGTTGCAAGCACCAGCGCGCCGAGCGTGGGTCTCGAGGTCGATGACATCCAGAGCGGAGCGCTCCGCCCCCGGCCGGTGCCGTACGCGGGCAGGTTCTTCCTCCTGCGGGTCGAGGACCCCGGCGCGGGGCGGGCCCTCCTGCGGCGGCTGCTCCCGGCGATCGACGGGGGGCTGCCGAGCGCCCATCCGGATCAGGACGCCTGGGTGGCCCTGGCCTTCACCCACCAGGGTCTCCGGGCACTCGGGGTGCCCCAGGAGTCGCTCGACAGCTTCCCGCCGGCCTTCCGGCAGGGGATGGCGGCCCGGGCGCAGCAGATCGGCGACGTCGGGGAGAGCGACCCGGCCCACTGGGAGCCGCCCTTCGGAACGCCCGATGTCCACCTCGCGGTGAGCGCGCTCGCGCCGGACGAAGCGCGCCTGGAGAAGGCGCTGGACCGAGCTCGTGCCGCCCTCCGACAGACGCCCGGGGTCGAGGTGATCTGGAGGCAGGAGGTCCGCCAGCTCCCCACCGGACGCACGACCTTCGGCTTCCGTGACGGCATCAGCCATCCGAGCATCGAGGGGCTCGGGATACCGGGCTCGAATCCCCACGAGGCCCCGCTCAAAGCCGGCGAGTTCATCCTCGGCTATCCCGATGAGACCGGGAACCTCCCGCCCATGCCGCAGCCCGAGGTCCTGGGGCGCAACGGCACGTATCTGGCCGTGCGCAAGATCCACACCAAGGTGGCCGCCTGGCGCCAGTTCCTGCGGGCGAACAGCGCCACCGCCGAGGAGGAGGGGCTCCTGGCGGCCAAGATGGTCGGACGGTGGCCGAGCGGGGCACCGCTGACCGTGTCCCCCGAGCGGGATGACGAGGCGCTGGGGGCGGATCCGCACCGCAACAACGACTTCCAGTACCGGGCAGACGACGACCGCGGCTTGAAGTGTCCCGCCGGCGCTCACATCCGGCGAGTGAATCCGCGCGATGCCGACATCATCGGGACACCCCGGCTGCACCGGATCATCCGCCGCGGCACCACCTACGGCCCGCCGCTGCCGGACGGTGCACTCGAGGACGACGGCGCGGATCGCGGTCTCGTCGGGGTCTTCATCGGGGCCCACCTGGAGCGGCAGTTCGAGTTCATCAAGTCCGAATGGGTCGAGGACGGCAACTTCATCGGCTACTCGGGAGAAAAGGACCCGGTGGCCGGGCATCACGACGGAACCGACAGCATGACCATTCCCGAGAAACCGATCCGGCGCCGCATTCAGGACATGCCGAGCTTCGTCGTCACCCGCGGTGGCGAGTACTGCTTCCTTCCCGGTCTGCGCGCCGTGCGCTGGCTCGCCGGCCTGGACGACTGA
- a CDS encoding catalase family protein, protein MAPRFVPYTPDVDVAEPHFDEKLKTVIEKTESYIAESVTAEGTGRAVRDAHAKGYGVVRGEVEILDGLPAEYAQGIYATPGRHDALIRFSNGSPHAGADARLGTAIGLALKMFDIDGPTLLDDEPDTRTFDYANINGPIFFCNTVDHYLFIQELFLEAPTYFAQGRPGAHRFFSDFITGKGTLDQADWAWDELLAMMRLKQIPAVNVLLSSYWTMGAVRHGDYIAKVRIAPDPVFADAVVRRSIDPGAAAEVIRPALVAELQERPYEFDIQVQLCTDLQRMPVQDVTVEWPETLSPSVTVAKLRLPQQDISGEDNLEKMDALSFTPWRVTADHAPLGNIMRARKEVYRHSSLLRHQLNQQARAEPRSADDVLPAAHQVS, encoded by the coding sequence ATGGCGCCACGGTTCGTCCCCTACACCCCGGACGTCGACGTCGCCGAGCCGCACTTCGACGAGAAGCTGAAGACGGTGATCGAGAAGACGGAGAGCTACATCGCCGAGTCGGTCACGGCCGAGGGCACCGGGCGGGCGGTCCGGGACGCGCACGCCAAGGGGTACGGAGTGGTGCGGGGGGAGGTCGAGATCCTCGACGGGCTCCCCGCCGAGTACGCGCAGGGCATCTACGCCACCCCGGGCAGGCACGATGCGCTCATCCGCTTCTCCAACGGTTCCCCCCACGCCGGCGCCGACGCGCGGCTCGGCACGGCGATCGGGCTGGCGCTGAAGATGTTCGACATCGACGGCCCGACCCTGCTCGACGACGAGCCGGATACGCGCACCTTCGACTACGCCAACATCAACGGTCCGATCTTCTTCTGCAACACGGTGGACCACTACCTGTTCATCCAGGAACTCTTCCTCGAAGCGCCGACCTACTTCGCCCAGGGACGCCCCGGAGCGCACCGCTTCTTCAGCGACTTCATCACCGGCAAGGGGACGCTCGACCAAGCGGACTGGGCCTGGGACGAGCTCCTGGCCATGATGAGGCTGAAGCAGATCCCTGCGGTCAACGTGCTGCTGTCGAGCTACTGGACGATGGGGGCGGTCCGGCACGGCGACTACATCGCCAAGGTCCGCATCGCCCCGGACCCGGTCTTCGCCGACGCAGTCGTCCGGCGCAGCATCGATCCCGGTGCGGCGGCGGAGGTGATCCGGCCCGCCCTGGTGGCCGAGCTGCAGGAGCGCCCCTACGAGTTCGACATCCAGGTCCAGCTGTGCACCGATCTGCAGCGGATGCCGGTGCAGGACGTCACCGTGGAGTGGCCCGAGACGCTGTCTCCCTCCGTGACGGTGGCCAAGCTCCGCCTCCCGCAGCAGGACATCTCAGGCGAGGACAACCTCGAGAAGATGGATGCCCTCTCCTTCACCCCCTGGCGGGTCACGGCTGACCACGCCCCCCTCGGCAACATCATGCGGGCCCGCAAGGAGGTCTACCGCCACTCGTCCCTCCTGCGCCACCAGCTCAACCAGCAGGCGCGCGCGGAACCCCGCAGCGCCGACGACGTGCTGCCCGCGGCCCACCAGGTCAGCTGA
- a CDS encoding bile acid:sodium symporter family protein, with amino-acid sequence MSYLQTLQNLFTLTFVVTSMAAMGLSLTVAQILQPLKNVRLVTLALVANFIIVPAVGFALSRIIPLDQDVQIGLLLVATAAGAPFLPKLALIAKANVAFAVGLMTLLMLVTIVYLPVVLPLLLPGVKVSAGPIALSLIVTMLLPLLIGLLVKARYAGAAQALQPPLAQISTISLALLLVLMLGLNVKNVIALFGTGAIIATILLIALSLIGGYLLGGPRADTKQVLSLGTGQRNLSAAFIIATGNFADRPNVLVYLAAAGLVGMFVLFPTAAEFGKRAERRTNGGEPAAERAGRSAVGAADATPIVGENPIPQQRKPHRLRDLAHPRKHQA; translated from the coding sequence ATGAGCTATCTACAGACGCTGCAGAACCTGTTCACGCTCACCTTCGTGGTCACGAGCATGGCCGCCATGGGCCTGAGCCTGACGGTCGCTCAGATCCTGCAACCGCTCAAGAACGTGCGGTTGGTGACCCTGGCGTTGGTCGCGAACTTCATCATCGTGCCCGCCGTGGGCTTCGCCTTGTCCCGGATCATCCCGCTCGACCAGGACGTGCAGATCGGGCTGCTGCTCGTGGCCACGGCAGCCGGCGCGCCCTTCCTGCCCAAGCTCGCCCTCATCGCCAAGGCGAACGTCGCATTCGCGGTCGGGCTGATGACGCTGCTGATGCTCGTCACGATCGTCTACCTGCCCGTCGTGCTGCCCCTGCTGTTGCCGGGGGTCAAGGTCAGTGCCGGGCCCATCGCGCTGTCGCTGATCGTGACGATGCTCCTCCCGCTGCTCATCGGACTGCTCGTCAAGGCGAGATACGCAGGAGCTGCGCAGGCCCTGCAACCCCCACTCGCGCAGATCTCGACGATCAGCCTGGCACTGCTCCTGGTCCTGATGCTGGGGCTCAACGTCAAGAACGTGATCGCACTGTTCGGTACCGGCGCGATCATCGCGACCATACTGTTGATCGCGCTCTCGCTCATCGGGGGTTACCTGCTGGGGGGGCCACGGGCAGACACCAAGCAGGTGTTGTCCCTCGGCACCGGCCAACGCAACCTGTCGGCCGCCTTCATCATCGCGACCGGCAACTTTGCCGACCGGCCGAACGTGCTGGTCTACCTGGCAGCGGCCGGACTGGTGGGCATGTTCGTCCTGTTCCCGACCGCAGCAGAATTCGGCAAGCGAGCGGAGCGCCGGACCAACGGTGGTGAGCCTGCGGCTGAACGAGCGGGTCGTTCTGCAGTCGGGGCCGCCGACGCCACACCGATCGTCGGCGAGAACCCGATTCCTCAGCAACGCAAGCCGCATCGCCTGCGTGACTTGGCGCACCCCCGGAAGCATCAAGCCTAG
- a CDS encoding SDR family oxidoreductase: MAKDQFTQQDPTEQHAAPGSGNESIEHPGRTADMDVRPDHGEQTYRGTGRLEGKKTVITGGDSGIGRAVAIAFAREGADVLITHLEAEKDDAEETACWVRDAGRTAVTMPVDLREEHNCREVVERAVREFGRIDVLVSNAAYQMSQDGGIDDITSEQFDRVMKTNVYPLFWLSKAAVPHMPPGSSVITTSSVQAFQPSPHLLDYATSKAAIVNFTKGLGHNLVDRGIRANSVAPGPVWTPLIPATMDEKKLESFGAQAPMGRAAQPAELAPFYVFLASQESSYMTSEVLGVTGGSPIT; the protein is encoded by the coding sequence ATGGCCAAGGATCAGTTCACCCAGCAGGACCCGACCGAGCAGCACGCGGCGCCCGGCAGCGGCAACGAGAGCATCGAGCACCCGGGACGCACCGCCGACATGGACGTCCGGCCGGACCACGGTGAGCAGACCTACCGCGGAACCGGACGGCTCGAGGGGAAGAAGACGGTGATCACCGGAGGCGACTCCGGGATCGGGCGGGCGGTCGCGATCGCGTTCGCCCGCGAGGGCGCCGACGTGCTCATCACCCACCTGGAGGCGGAGAAGGACGACGCCGAGGAGACCGCATGCTGGGTGCGCGACGCCGGGCGGACCGCGGTCACGATGCCGGTCGACCTCCGCGAGGAGCACAACTGCCGCGAGGTCGTGGAGCGGGCGGTGCGCGAGTTCGGCCGGATCGACGTCCTGGTGAGCAACGCGGCCTACCAGATGTCGCAGGACGGCGGGATCGACGACATCACCAGCGAGCAGTTCGACCGGGTGATGAAGACCAACGTCTACCCGTTGTTCTGGTTGTCCAAGGCGGCGGTACCGCACATGCCGCCCGGCTCGTCGGTGATCACGACCTCGTCGGTGCAGGCGTTCCAGCCCTCCCCGCACCTGCTGGACTACGCCACGTCGAAGGCGGCGATCGTGAACTTCACCAAGGGCCTGGGGCACAACCTCGTCGACCGCGGGATCCGGGCCAACTCCGTCGCACCCGGACCGGTCTGGACCCCATTGATCCCGGCCACGATGGACGAGAAGAAGCTGGAGTCGTTCGGGGCGCAGGCGCCCATGGGCCGGGCCGCGCAGCCCGCCGAGCTGGCCCCGTTCTACGTGTTCCTGGCCTCGCAGGAGTCGAGCTACATGACCTCGGAGGTCCTCGGCGTCACCGGCGGATCCCCGATCACCTGA
- the sbnA gene encoding 2,3-diaminopropionate biosynthesis protein SbnA — translation MPIISVPQEFNEEKLYVDLEPVIGHRLYLKCEGFNFAGSIKLKAATAMVEAAEQEGRLRQGSILVESSSGNLGVALSMIAANRGYRFVCVTDSRCNLATRRLMEALGSEVHVITEPNANGFLGARLDHVRALCAGDSRYLWLNQYANPDAWKAHFQTTAPAIAEEFPRLDVLFVGAGTTGTLMGCARWFQQYRPQVRVVAIDAVGSVTFGAAPSRRMIPGLGTGVVPEIFDRSYIDEVVFVEEADAIVACHRLAARGFLFGGSTGTVVSGAASWLDRNDAGRLTSVTIAPDLGERYLDTVYQTNWVQELYGDVLSTPERVDKTLVA, via the coding sequence GTGCCGATCATCTCGGTTCCGCAGGAGTTCAACGAGGAGAAACTGTATGTGGACCTCGAGCCCGTCATCGGGCACAGGCTCTACCTGAAGTGCGAGGGATTCAACTTCGCCGGTTCCATCAAGCTCAAAGCCGCGACCGCCATGGTGGAGGCCGCCGAGCAGGAGGGCCGGCTGAGGCAGGGGTCGATCCTGGTCGAGTCCTCGTCCGGGAACCTGGGGGTCGCGCTCAGCATGATCGCGGCGAACAGGGGCTACCGGTTCGTCTGCGTCACCGACTCCCGCTGCAACCTGGCGACCCGCCGGCTGATGGAAGCGCTGGGCAGTGAGGTGCACGTGATCACCGAGCCGAACGCGAACGGTTTCCTCGGGGCCCGGCTCGACCACGTCCGTGCGCTGTGCGCCGGCGACAGCCGCTACCTGTGGCTCAACCAGTACGCCAACCCGGACGCCTGGAAGGCGCACTTCCAGACGACGGCGCCGGCGATCGCAGAGGAGTTCCCTCGGCTCGACGTGCTGTTCGTGGGGGCGGGCACCACAGGAACGCTGATGGGCTGCGCGCGCTGGTTCCAGCAGTACCGGCCGCAGGTCCGCGTGGTCGCGATCGACGCGGTCGGCTCGGTGACCTTCGGTGCCGCGCCCTCCCGTCGGATGATCCCCGGCCTGGGGACGGGCGTCGTCCCGGAGATCTTCGACAGGTCCTACATCGACGAGGTGGTGTTCGTCGAGGAGGCCGACGCCATTGTGGCCTGCCACCGCCTGGCCGCGCGCGGGTTCCTGTTCGGCGGCTCCACCGGTACCGTCGTCAGCGGGGCCGCGAGCTGGCTGGACCGCAATGACGCCGGCCGCCTCACCTCGGTGACGATCGCCCCGGATCTCGGCGAGCGCTACCTCGACACCGTCTACCAGACGAACTGGGTGCAGGAGCTCTACGGCGATGTCCTGTCCACCCCCGAGCGGGTCGACAAGACCCTGGTGGCCTGA
- a CDS encoding AMP-binding protein encodes MSFTPQSAGNTVAGDTPVTVLPSVGPRTGTALSELVLVDQHEAQGWRVRRNERLDTVFEERCDWIREYGRPGQLAVDADGLSLTYDELEMRANRLARYLRLHGAVAGDRIALLFDQRVEAYVGLLAVLKISGTCVPLDVDAPAERTAYVVADAGARIVLSRSHLRGRVESTEFLRTTGAVLISIDEAAPLIAEMSGTRLQPAERGSHEGRPAYIAYGTGSGGWLEGVGIDHRSIANFARVASEIYGIRGLRLFQGQTPASGGSVAEVWVAWAAGATLVPAPDGAALRGRDLHAFLSAKRVSALSTTPTLLATLEDDLPDLRFLLVSGEACPQSLIARWHRNGRRFLNAYTPSEATVPATWTEVHPDKPVTIGVPLPTYATAVLDPGVPRRALPHGETGELAVAGIGLACGYPEHNALTAAAFVDDFMGIPGNPSGRIYRTGDLGRVNDAGEIEYRGRLDRQVHLGGERVDLTEIESAMLAVPGIAAAVVGAYEAAAGDIELIGYYTLRADTSDLADQVIHSWLRERLAPHHVPARLERLDAIPMTPQGLTDRENLPAPGARGFRSTPFPRTAPAAPVAPSGADEVERLRTENARLLAQLDKLRAQTGAGPVIELSAPAPAALLQPPTPVPAPIAAPAPPSSSTTEEALAAVLAEVLDVEQVSVDSHFFDDLGADSMVMARFCARLRKRDDLPTVSMKDVYARPTLRGLATAFAPAAPAPVVPAAPAPTAAPVAAGLAAVLAEVLDVEQVSVDSHFFDDLGADSMVMARFCARLRKRDDLPTVSMKDVYARPTLRGLATAFAPAAPAPVVPAAPAPTAAPVAAGLAAVLAEVLDVEQVSVDSHFFDDLGADSMVMARFCARLRKRDDLPTVSMKDIYAQPTLRGLATTLGDGLPAPAQPSAPAPTETLPTAECASVSTGTPPAAEVVKPATTREYVLCAVLQALIFLGYSYLAATIFEQSFLWISLGQGLLDYYVRAVGVGAVTFAIACTLPILLKWVLIGRWKPQRQIRIWSLGYVRFWAVKTLVASNPLVLFAGSPLYSLYLRALGAKIGRGTVILSRHAPACPDLLTIGAGTVIRKEAYFNCYRAHAGVIQTGTVTLGNNVFVGEKAILDIGTSIGDGAQLGHTSSLHAGQSVPAGEHWHGSPGQRTDADYRGVETTQLSNRRRVGYSVLELLNLVFLVLPILFGVIAALLGEVPWIAALLEPGPRAFTDWTFYAVALVTSLVLFFGSKLLALLLVFTVPRVLNLMLKPDRTYPLYGFYYSVHKTIVRLSNRKFFHEMFGDSSAIAHYVRRLGYKLASPSCRPGRTSASR; translated from the coding sequence ATGTCCTTCACTCCGCAGTCCGCAGGCAACACCGTCGCCGGCGACACGCCGGTGACGGTGCTACCGAGCGTGGGCCCCCGTACGGGGACAGCCCTGTCCGAGCTCGTGCTCGTCGACCAGCACGAGGCCCAGGGATGGCGGGTTCGCCGGAACGAGCGGCTCGACACCGTCTTCGAGGAGCGGTGCGACTGGATCCGCGAGTACGGCCGGCCCGGCCAGCTCGCCGTCGACGCGGACGGTCTGTCGCTGACCTACGACGAGCTCGAGATGCGGGCCAACCGGCTCGCCCGGTACCTCCGGCTGCACGGTGCCGTGGCGGGGGACCGGATCGCGCTGCTGTTCGACCAGCGCGTCGAGGCCTACGTCGGCCTCCTGGCGGTACTGAAGATCAGCGGCACCTGCGTGCCGCTCGACGTGGACGCCCCCGCCGAGCGGACGGCCTATGTCGTCGCTGACGCCGGGGCGCGGATCGTCCTGTCCCGGTCCCACCTGCGCGGGCGGGTCGAGAGCACCGAGTTCCTGAGGACGACCGGCGCCGTGCTGATCTCGATCGACGAGGCGGCGCCGCTGATCGCGGAGATGAGCGGGACCCGGCTGCAGCCGGCCGAGCGCGGCAGCCATGAGGGCCGTCCGGCCTACATCGCCTACGGCACGGGCTCCGGGGGCTGGCTCGAGGGCGTCGGGATCGACCACCGGAGCATCGCGAACTTCGCCCGCGTCGCCTCCGAGATCTACGGCATCCGCGGGCTTCGCCTCTTCCAGGGGCAGACGCCCGCCTCCGGCGGGTCCGTCGCCGAGGTCTGGGTGGCCTGGGCCGCGGGCGCGACGCTCGTCCCCGCTCCCGACGGCGCCGCGCTGCGTGGCCGGGACCTGCATGCCTTCCTCTCCGCGAAGCGTGTCAGCGCGCTGTCCACCACCCCGACGCTGTTGGCCACGCTCGAGGACGACCTGCCCGACCTCCGGTTCCTGCTGGTCTCCGGCGAGGCGTGCCCGCAGAGCCTGATCGCCCGCTGGCACCGCAACGGCCGGCGCTTCCTCAACGCCTACACGCCGTCCGAAGCGACGGTCCCCGCCACCTGGACCGAGGTGCACCCCGACAAGCCGGTCACCATCGGTGTGCCGCTGCCCACCTACGCGACCGCGGTCCTGGACCCCGGCGTCCCCCGCCGGGCGCTCCCGCACGGCGAGACCGGCGAGCTCGCCGTCGCCGGGATCGGGCTGGCCTGCGGCTACCCCGAGCACAACGCCCTCACCGCCGCCGCGTTCGTCGACGACTTCATGGGCATCCCGGGCAACCCGTCGGGAAGGATCTACCGCACCGGCGATCTGGGTCGGGTCAACGACGCCGGCGAGATCGAGTACCGCGGCCGGCTCGACCGGCAGGTCCACCTCGGGGGCGAGCGCGTCGACCTCACCGAGATCGAGTCCGCGATGCTCGCCGTTCCCGGGATCGCGGCCGCGGTGGTCGGCGCCTACGAGGCCGCGGCGGGCGACATCGAGCTCATCGGCTACTACACCCTTCGCGCGGACACCTCGGACCTCGCCGACCAGGTGATCCACTCGTGGCTGCGCGAGCGGCTGGCGCCGCACCACGTGCCTGCCCGCCTCGAGCGCCTCGACGCCATCCCGATGACACCGCAGGGCCTCACCGACCGAGAGAACCTTCCGGCGCCCGGGGCGCGCGGATTCCGTTCGACGCCGTTTCCGCGGACGGCGCCCGCCGCGCCCGTCGCGCCTTCCGGCGCGGACGAGGTGGAGCGGCTGCGTACCGAGAACGCCCGGCTGCTCGCGCAGTTGGACAAGCTGCGCGCCCAGACCGGGGCCGGGCCCGTCATCGAGCTGTCGGCGCCCGCGCCGGCCGCCCTCCTGCAGCCGCCCACGCCGGTGCCCGCCCCGATCGCGGCGCCCGCGCCGCCGTCGTCCTCGACGACCGAGGAGGCGCTCGCGGCGGTGCTGGCGGAGGTGCTGGACGTCGAGCAGGTGTCTGTCGACAGCCACTTCTTCGACGACCTGGGCGCGGACTCGATGGTGATGGCGCGGTTCTGCGCGCGGCTGCGCAAGCGGGACGACCTGCCGACGGTGTCGATGAAGGACGTCTACGCGCGGCCGACGCTCCGCGGCCTGGCGACGGCGTTCGCCCCCGCAGCCCCTGCCCCGGTCGTGCCGGCGGCTCCGGCGCCCACCGCGGCCCCGGTCGCGGCGGGTCTGGCCGCGGTGCTGGCGGAGGTGCTGGACGTCGAGCAGGTGTCCGTCGACAGCCACTTCTTCGACGACCTCGGCGCGGACTCGATGGTGATGGCGCGGTTCTGCGCGCGGCTGCGCAAGCGGGACGACCTGCCGACGGTGTCGATGAAGGACGTCTACGCGCGGCCGACGCTCCGCGGCCTGGCCACGGCGTTCGCCCCCGCAGCCCCTGCCCCGGTCGTGCCGGCGGCTCCGGCGCCCACCGCGGCCCCGGTCGCGGCGGGTCTGGCCGCGGTGCTGGCGGAGGTGCTGGACGTCGAGCAGGTGTCCGTCGACAGCCACTTCTTCGACGACCTCGGTGCGGACTCGATGGTGATGGCGCGGTTCTGCGCGCGGCTGCGCAAGCGGGACGACCTGCCGACGGTGTCGATGAAGGACATCTACGCGCAGCCGACGCTCCGCGGCCTGGCCACGACGCTCGGGGACGGCCTGCCCGCTCCCGCCCAACCGTCGGCCCCGGCGCCGACCGAGACGCTACCCACGGCCGAGTGTGCCTCGGTGTCGACCGGCACGCCGCCGGCGGCCGAGGTTGTCAAGCCGGCCACCACCCGGGAGTACGTCCTCTGTGCAGTGCTCCAGGCGCTCATCTTCCTGGGCTACAGCTATCTCGCCGCGACCATCTTCGAGCAGTCCTTCCTGTGGATCTCCCTCGGTCAGGGGCTGCTCGACTACTACGTGCGGGCGGTGGGGGTGGGGGCCGTGACCTTCGCCATCGCGTGCACTCTCCCGATCCTGTTGAAGTGGGTGCTGATCGGGCGGTGGAAGCCGCAGCGGCAGATCCGCATCTGGAGCCTGGGTTACGTCCGCTTCTGGGCGGTCAAGACCCTGGTCGCGTCGAACCCGCTGGTCCTGTTCGCCGGTTCGCCGCTGTACTCGCTGTACCTGAGGGCGCTGGGCGCGAAGATCGGCCGCGGGACCGTCATCCTCTCCCGGCACGCGCCCGCCTGCCCCGACCTGCTCACGATCGGGGCCGGGACGGTCATCCGCAAGGAGGCCTACTTCAACTGCTACCGAGCCCACGCCGGTGTGATCCAGACGGGCACGGTCACCCTCGGGAACAACGTCTTCGTCGGCGAGAAGGCGATCCTCGACATCGGCACGTCCATCGGCGACGGGGCGCAGCTCGGCCACACCTCGTCGCTGCATGCCGGACAGTCCGTGCCGGCGGGCGAACACTGGCACGGGTCGCCCGGGCAGCGGACCGACGCGGACTACCGGGGGGTCGAGACCACACAGCTCAGCAACCGGCGACGGGTCGGCTACAGCGTCCTGGAGCTGCTCAACCTGGTGTTCCTGGTCCTGCCGATCCTGTTCGGCGTCATCGCCGCCCTGCTCGGGGAGGTGCCGTGGATCGCCGCGCTGCTCGAGCCCGGCCCGCGGGCCTTCACGGACTGGACGTTCTACGCCGTCGCGCTGGTGACCTCGCTGGTGCTCTTCTTCGGCTCCAAGCTGCTCGCCCTCCTGCTGGTGTTCACGGTTCCGCGCGTGCTCAACCTCATGCTCAAGCCGGACCGGACCTACCCGCTCTACGGCTTCTACTACTCGGTCCACAAGACGATCGTGCGGCTGAGCAACCGCAAGTTCTTCCACGAGATGTTCGGTGACAGCTCCGCCATCGCCCACTACGTCCGCCGTCTCGGCTACAAGCTCGCCTCCCCCTCGTGCAGACCGGGTCGAACTTCGGCGTCGAGGTGA